Proteins encoded in a region of the Fibrobacter sp. UWB15 genome:
- a CDS encoding AIPR family protein, translated as MELTKSQERRLAFVASLLSLNPNDPTDRIKALRHLNLDENGCFHGFQYSQGFMEFFIFLDEDTPLEKVVSHLNSDLKQLQIAVFRTSDPPNPFFMSLREEADPWAVNKISDDEEEEDSDSPASRPYMETLEITVLRTRATRDITDSELERTLKDMRRKLGIWKNEVKAKLEIIAEHDDLTRDFRSADDKLEIVMDSDPLHLTSDHGELFLGFCPIRTIFDYHVNLGKRLKTKHNMAIVSSNIRTYLGNLTHTNAALIDAFQTMERNDDQNVNVDDFPFLHNGMTLTGDDLRLKERDGKKVLYIERPKIINGAQSLFTYEQYAKKSKKPVNPQVLVKVVVPYPGADNFLNQVTMANNRQNPVFSYHLRAADDLQFFIWQRYQEEGFTYVYKDGVRLKARTRKLEVRMRPELAKTLFMMDGKLSECRSSDCIFDKETLYQRCFGAFVRVSPDKEKDFVRKTIAFTKAWQLLSRLPIKIRRVTPGKGVSIEANDDNPLTRITWNGRLEDKFIFRSAVKDLVVALALKHWLIYGDPIQDFEWLVENELNFNDSILKYASKIYTEDLKGILISEFKDNPAYYDTITTIDKDSGESVERRLWKGFSNTATYDKMMDLLCKKNSTWEKCRGGIEVFL; from the coding sequence ATGGAACTAACCAAATCGCAGGAACGCCGTCTAGCATTTGTAGCTAGCCTCTTGAGTCTCAATCCGAACGATCCTACTGACAGAATTAAGGCACTCCGGCATCTAAACCTTGATGAAAACGGCTGCTTCCATGGCTTCCAATACTCCCAGGGCTTTATGGAATTCTTCATCTTCCTTGATGAAGATACTCCGCTCGAAAAGGTCGTTTCTCACTTGAATTCCGACCTCAAGCAGCTCCAGATAGCCGTTTTCCGCACCAGCGACCCTCCTAATCCGTTCTTCATGTCGCTTCGCGAAGAAGCTGATCCTTGGGCTGTTAATAAGATTTCTGACGACGAAGAAGAGGAAGATTCCGATTCCCCGGCAAGTCGCCCCTACATGGAAACACTCGAAATTACGGTTCTCCGTACCCGTGCGACCCGCGACATTACCGACTCCGAACTGGAACGTACCCTCAAGGATATGCGCCGCAAGCTCGGCATCTGGAAGAACGAAGTCAAGGCTAAGCTCGAAATTATCGCTGAACACGATGACTTGACCCGCGACTTCCGCAGCGCCGACGACAAGCTTGAAATCGTGATGGATTCCGATCCGCTCCACCTGACCTCCGATCACGGTGAACTTTTCCTCGGTTTCTGCCCGATTCGTACGATTTTTGACTACCACGTGAACCTGGGTAAGCGCCTCAAGACGAAGCACAACATGGCTATCGTCTCTAGTAACATTCGTACTTACCTCGGTAACCTCACTCACACGAACGCTGCTTTGATCGATGCCTTCCAGACCATGGAACGCAACGACGACCAGAACGTGAACGTGGATGACTTCCCGTTCCTGCACAACGGTATGACCCTGACGGGCGATGACCTGCGCCTCAAGGAACGCGACGGCAAGAAGGTTCTCTATATTGAACGTCCGAAGATTATTAACGGTGCCCAGTCCCTGTTCACCTACGAACAGTACGCCAAGAAGAGCAAGAAGCCGGTGAACCCACAGGTGCTCGTGAAGGTGGTGGTGCCGTATCCTGGTGCCGACAACTTCCTGAACCAGGTGACCATGGCCAACAACCGCCAGAACCCGGTGTTCAGCTACCACCTGCGTGCCGCTGATGACCTGCAGTTCTTCATTTGGCAGCGTTACCAGGAAGAAGGCTTTACCTACGTTTATAAGGATGGCGTGCGCCTGAAGGCACGTACCCGTAAGCTCGAAGTGCGTATGCGCCCCGAACTTGCCAAGACCCTCTTCATGATGGATGGCAAGCTCAGCGAATGCCGCTCTAGCGACTGCATTTTCGATAAGGAAACTCTGTACCAGCGTTGCTTCGGCGCGTTCGTGCGTGTTTCTCCGGATAAGGAAAAGGATTTCGTCCGCAAGACCATCGCCTTCACCAAGGCTTGGCAGCTCCTTAGCCGACTCCCGATCAAGATTCGCCGCGTAACCCCGGGTAAGGGTGTTTCTATCGAAGCCAACGACGATAACCCGCTGACCCGTATCACCTGGAACGGCCGCCTCGAAGACAAGTTTATCTTCCGCAGCGCCGTGAAGGACCTCGTGGTGGCCCTTGCCCTTAAGCATTGGCTCATTTACGGTGACCCGATTCAGGATTTCGAATGGTTGGTCGAAAACGAACTCAACTTCAACGATTCCATCCTCAAGTACGCTTCCAAGATTTACACCGAAGACTTGAAGGGAATCCTGATTTCTGAATTCAAGGATAATCCGGCCTACTACGACACCATCACCACAATCGATAAGGATAGCGGTGAATCTGTGGAACGTCGCCTGTGGAAGGGCTTCTCCAATACGGCCACCTACGACAAGATGATGGATCTTCTGTGCAAGAAGAACTCCACTTGGGAAAAGTGCCGCGGCGGTATCGAAGTGTTCCTTTAA
- a CDS encoding leucine-rich repeat domain-containing protein has protein sequence MNLLDIINKAKAEKATSLDLSQKELRLLPPELFELEDLEELILDRNMLVELPDDISRLKKLKKLSVSENDLMELPEEIGELVNLEHLYLGYNSLSELPDSVGNLKKLETVNIAKNQLLDLTLEVGKWENVTKLSLHDNMLSEVPATLGKLKKLRKLYLDNNDLTSIPAALSHLESLEVLMVSGNNLGAIPSEFGNLKKLKELVLDANQLETLPETLAECDSLETISVVENPMEGGIPRVLLDKKGLSIDQ, from the coding sequence ATGAATTTGCTAGATATCATTAATAAAGCCAAGGCCGAAAAAGCCACCTCGTTAGACCTTTCCCAAAAAGAACTGAGGCTTCTGCCCCCGGAACTTTTCGAGCTGGAAGACCTCGAAGAGCTGATTCTTGATCGCAACATGCTCGTGGAACTCCCCGACGACATTTCCAGGCTCAAGAAGCTGAAGAAGCTCTCCGTGAGCGAAAACGACCTGATGGAACTCCCCGAAGAGATCGGCGAGCTCGTAAACCTGGAACACCTCTACCTTGGTTACAACAGCCTGTCGGAGCTCCCGGACTCCGTGGGCAACCTCAAGAAGCTGGAAACGGTGAACATCGCCAAGAACCAACTTTTGGATTTGACCCTCGAAGTCGGCAAATGGGAAAACGTCACCAAGCTGAGTCTTCACGACAACATGCTGTCCGAAGTCCCGGCAACTCTCGGCAAGTTGAAAAAGCTCCGCAAGCTTTACCTCGACAACAACGACCTGACCAGCATTCCGGCAGCTCTCTCGCACCTGGAATCTCTGGAAGTTTTGATGGTGTCGGGCAACAACCTGGGCGCAATCCCCTCTGAATTTGGCAACCTGAAAAAGCTCAAGGAACTGGTCCTTGACGCAAACCAGCTTGAAACGCTCCCCGAAACCCTTGCCGAATGCGACAGCCTCGAAACCATCTCTGTAGTGGAAAACCCCATGGAAGGCGGTATCCCCCGCGTGCTCCTGGACAAGAAGGGACTGAGCATAGACCAGTAG
- a CDS encoding S41 family peptidase: MKDHIYRFCSFESNATKGLKSLVLYIDSALKGVTQNDTFCIIKKFIPISCVLISFLISSCSDFFEPVDSTPAPTEYTYNYWLLQRLYLYEDELPLLDEQGDSVTELYKKLSDPYTRYIPPAKSASAISNMNTSIVSGDVGMEYSEFAIEHPLIIYRVYAESPAGRAGVPRYGNILTANGVDIAGNRARAIYDSILAYSKDITIKVAYQGDTTDYKLTKEDIYAPTVFIDTLSGVEIITITGFKLNTVDKEEGTFGELKAYLESTKNSNKPRLIDLRNNPGGHVVHCTAMADLFIEKGPVSIRTSRGASGDGTPTYTTQTIIAKPGDAGEKKDFVVLVNKNSASCAEIFAAAISEGANIKVAGDTTYGKGIGQSTWKTMNGGLAIITNLEFLTPKGNSYHKKGIVPDYVCKPATLPCGLDAIQKFYGKTATKTALPDYFTDNAALRSQNIFEGGAFLEGEDEP; encoded by the coding sequence ATGAAAGACCATATTTATAGATTCTGCTCCTTCGAATCTAACGCGACTAAGGGACTAAAGTCCCTAGTCTTGTATATCGATTCCGCCCTAAAGGGCGTCACTCAGAATGACACATTCTGTATAATCAAGAAATTTATTCCTATTTCCTGCGTCCTAATTTCATTTCTCATTTCTTCTTGTTCCGATTTTTTTGAGCCGGTAGACAGCACTCCTGCCCCCACGGAATACACTTACAACTACTGGCTTTTACAAAGACTGTACCTATACGAAGACGAACTGCCCCTGCTGGATGAGCAGGGAGACTCCGTCACCGAGCTTTACAAGAAGCTGTCCGATCCATATACCCGCTACATTCCGCCTGCCAAGAGTGCATCCGCCATCAGCAACATGAACACAAGCATTGTGTCTGGCGACGTGGGAATGGAATACAGCGAATTTGCGATAGAACACCCGCTTATTATTTACCGCGTCTACGCCGAAAGCCCGGCAGGACGCGCAGGGGTTCCCCGCTACGGAAACATCTTGACTGCAAACGGAGTGGATATCGCCGGCAACCGAGCAAGAGCCATTTACGACTCCATACTCGCCTACAGCAAGGATATCACCATCAAGGTCGCCTACCAAGGCGACACTACCGACTACAAACTTACTAAAGAAGATATCTACGCCCCTACCGTTTTCATAGACACTTTAAGTGGCGTTGAAATCATCACCATTACCGGATTCAAGCTCAATACCGTCGACAAAGAAGAAGGGACCTTCGGCGAACTGAAAGCCTACCTGGAATCCACAAAGAATTCCAACAAGCCAAGGCTCATTGACCTGCGCAACAATCCCGGCGGACATGTTGTCCACTGCACCGCCATGGCAGACCTGTTCATTGAAAAAGGTCCCGTTTCTATACGCACCTCCCGAGGCGCCTCTGGAGACGGTACCCCCACTTACACTACCCAGACGATTATCGCCAAGCCGGGCGACGCCGGAGAGAAAAAGGACTTTGTTGTTCTCGTGAACAAGAATAGCGCAAGTTGCGCCGAAATCTTTGCGGCCGCCATCAGCGAAGGCGCCAACATAAAAGTCGCTGGCGACACCACCTACGGCAAGGGTATAGGTCAAAGCACCTGGAAAACCATGAACGGCGGATTGGCAATTATTACTAATCTTGAATTTTTGACTCCCAAAGGAAATTCCTACCACAAAAAAGGAATCGTCCCCGACTACGTTTGTAAGCCCGCCACCCTACCCTGCGGACTGGATGCCATTCAAAAATTTTACGGAAAAACGGCAACAAAGACGGCGCTCCCCGACTACTTTACAGACAACGCCGCATTACGTTCGCAGAATATATTTGAAGGGGGCGCTTTCCTTGAGGGAGAGGACGAACCGTAA
- a CDS encoding S41 family peptidase, with product MKFSKLLISLETALLLAACESTVSSDSSEYEIPSSDLTKNGIFLATYPSDQVQNEYEGELYINFAWLDLAYIYGHTRNEIGDNYKVYLGKGTADVNKVKGYCTADYYDVCYMYNQMADPFTQYFDPNVADQVYKSVMETNEIVGIGADVEPVSDGTSSYLTITKIYPESPAKKAGLIEGDIIVSIDGLSISTSENFEKMCSGEKGSTIQITVLRNGGTIVANVTLDEYHAPSVIIHYEDSIPVIEILEFSETTIHPKGTYGEFLEALEKTAGATSTIIDLRQNPGGSVDHCNNISMEFLSAGDTVIMDQMVNIDTTTVNGKLKLIQRIDTIVTTATKDGIGKDRYYVLMSSDSSASCAEVVLSAVSVNKRSPIVGVTSYGKGIGQGVFTEKEHGIRGLALITAMQGFDKNGESYHDVGIVPDYEILDPDEQMAKAVELAKGATELRTAGYGTERLYHFSKARESINSNKKIPDIRDLKTRYKIMH from the coding sequence ATGAAATTCAGCAAGTTACTTATATCATTGGAAACAGCTTTGTTACTAGCGGCTTGCGAATCGACTGTCAGCAGCGATTCGTCAGAATACGAAATTCCTAGCAGCGATCTTACTAAGAACGGCATCTTTCTTGCCACTTACCCCTCGGATCAAGTGCAGAACGAATACGAAGGGGAACTTTATATCAACTTCGCCTGGCTTGACCTCGCCTACATTTACGGCCATACCCGCAATGAAATTGGAGACAATTACAAAGTTTACCTAGGCAAGGGAACCGCCGACGTCAACAAGGTCAAGGGCTATTGCACAGCCGACTATTACGACGTGTGCTACATGTACAACCAAATGGCGGACCCCTTTACCCAATACTTTGATCCCAATGTCGCCGATCAAGTATACAAGAGCGTGATGGAAACGAATGAAATCGTAGGCATTGGTGCTGATGTCGAGCCTGTTTCTGACGGAACATCGAGCTACTTGACCATTACCAAGATTTATCCCGAATCCCCCGCTAAAAAAGCCGGACTCATAGAAGGCGACATCATCGTCTCTATCGACGGTCTTTCCATTTCGACATCCGAAAACTTCGAAAAAATGTGTTCCGGAGAAAAAGGCAGCACGATACAGATTACGGTTCTCCGTAATGGCGGGACAATCGTCGCAAACGTCACCTTGGACGAATACCACGCCCCGTCTGTCATAATCCACTACGAAGATTCGATTCCGGTGATTGAAATCCTGGAATTTTCCGAAACGACGATTCATCCCAAGGGAACCTACGGAGAATTCCTCGAAGCTCTAGAAAAAACCGCAGGCGCCACCTCGACCATTATCGACTTACGTCAAAATCCCGGCGGAAGCGTTGATCATTGCAACAATATTTCAATGGAATTCCTCTCTGCCGGAGACACTGTCATTATGGACCAAATGGTAAATATCGACACCACTACGGTGAACGGCAAACTGAAACTCATCCAAAGAATCGACACCATCGTCACCACGGCTACAAAGGACGGTATCGGCAAGGACCGCTACTACGTTCTAATGTCCAGTGACTCTTCCGCCAGCTGCGCCGAAGTCGTATTGTCGGCCGTGTCCGTAAACAAAAGAAGCCCCATCGTGGGCGTGACCTCTTACGGAAAGGGTATTGGCCAGGGCGTCTTCACCGAAAAGGAACATGGCATTCGCGGTCTCGCCCTCATTACCGCCATGCAGGGCTTTGACAAGAACGGCGAAAGCTATCATGACGTAGGCATTGTCCCCGACTACGAAATATTGGACCCCGATGAACAAATGGCAAAGGCCGTGGAACTCGCCAAGGGCGCGACAGAACTGCGTACCGCCGGATACGGAACCGAAAGACTCTACCATTTCTCGAAGGCTCGCGAATCGATAAATTCAAACAAAAAGATCCCGGATATCCGAGACCTAAAGACACGATATAAAATCATGCATTAA
- a CDS encoding M23 family metallopeptidase: MNRFLFVVLSVLFLLALSGCNEQGKIQNLKDEGDRLRAQIDSLTNEIEQLQMQPGNWMVHNDTVRAGDGLFQVLVRMQINERERGKIVLALQDSAELSKLRVGQVFYAAIDSSGSVQRFRYAPNPANIHMLSRTENGYVYSLIQKPVKRRQSIFEGALTEGSTLNGTLFKVGIPGRMVGIVSGVLQCKVAFPLARAGDKFRILLEETFYQDSIWIDGRVVYAEFDGRIVGHHEAFRYEDPDPKSSFNAHYTEKGEALVFDGLRYPLDRLHITSPFGSRIHPITGQRKMHAGIDYGSPTGTPVYAVAEGVVTVSGFDPFSGNKIAIRHRDRSESWYMHLSVRGVKVGSKVAARQCIGRVGSTGRSTGPHLHLGFKNEKGKWINPASKTMIAAPKLEGQRLARLKEQVAEIRKQIEATLAAPAVKANDTTDVLVRMRSL; this comes from the coding sequence GTGAACCGCTTTTTGTTTGTAGTCTTGTCTGTGCTTTTCTTGCTCGCTTTGTCTGGTTGCAATGAACAAGGAAAGATTCAAAATCTGAAAGATGAAGGCGATCGCCTACGTGCACAAATAGATTCCCTGACCAACGAAATTGAACAACTGCAAATGCAGCCGGGTAACTGGATGGTGCATAACGATACTGTCCGTGCGGGCGATGGCCTTTTCCAGGTGCTGGTTCGCATGCAGATTAACGAACGCGAACGCGGCAAGATTGTGCTTGCCCTTCAGGACAGTGCCGAACTTTCCAAACTCCGCGTGGGTCAGGTCTTTTATGCAGCCATTGACTCTTCGGGTAGTGTCCAACGATTCCGTTACGCCCCGAACCCGGCAAACATCCACATGCTTAGTCGCACCGAAAACGGTTACGTCTATAGCCTGATTCAAAAGCCGGTAAAGCGCCGTCAATCCATTTTCGAAGGCGCCCTTACCGAAGGCAGCACCTTGAACGGTACGCTTTTCAAGGTCGGTATTCCCGGTCGCATGGTTGGCATAGTAAGTGGCGTTCTCCAGTGCAAGGTGGCGTTCCCCTTGGCGCGTGCCGGCGACAAGTTCCGCATTCTGCTCGAAGAAACATTCTACCAGGATTCTATCTGGATTGACGGCCGAGTCGTTTACGCCGAATTCGACGGTCGCATCGTGGGGCATCACGAAGCCTTCCGTTACGAAGATCCGGATCCGAAAAGCTCCTTCAACGCCCACTATACCGAAAAGGGCGAAGCGCTCGTGTTTGACGGCTTGCGTTACCCGCTGGACCGCCTGCATATTACAAGCCCCTTCGGTAGTCGCATTCACCCGATTACGGGTCAGCGCAAAATGCATGCCGGCATTGACTACGGTAGTCCTACGGGTACGCCGGTTTACGCCGTCGCCGAAGGTGTTGTGACTGTTTCGGGCTTTGATCCCTTCAGCGGCAACAAGATTGCCATTCGCCACCGCGACCGTTCCGAAAGTTGGTACATGCACCTCTCGGTCCGCGGCGTCAAGGTAGGCTCCAAGGTGGCTGCGCGCCAGTGCATTGGCCGCGTGGGCTCCACAGGCCGAAGCACCGGCCCGCACCTGCATCTGGGTTTCAAGAACGAAAAGGGCAAATGGATCAATCCGGCCTCCAAGACCATGATTGCCGCCCCCAAGCTCGAAGGGCAGCGGCTTGCTCGCCTCAAGGAACAGGTGGCCGAAATCCGCAAACAAATAGAGGCGACTCTCGCCGCCCCTGCCGTAAAAGCTAACGATACCACCGATGTGCTGGTGCGTATGCGTAGCTTGTAA
- a CDS encoding FKBP-type peptidyl-prolyl cis-trans isomerase has product MNKKLIIAAGALAFALTGCDQLCQGPKTKTALVTDKDKYSYALGAHFGNQARFQLVTRDSIDLDLDLFIQAFKERYNDDSAHFLMNDSVIFQTLTDLSQARQAEKDRKDSLAAEANKAAGEEFLAKNKTAEGVVITESGLQYKVITEGTGATPADGDIVKVHYTGTLLDGTKFDSSVDRGQPLEFPIGAVIPGWTEMLKLMKVGGKVTAWIPSDLAYGPRGRGPQIPGNSLLVFEMELIDTHAADAPAAEAPKAEAPKAEKKAAVKAAAPKAETKATAAKPAAEAPKAEAKPAEAAKPAAAEAPKAEAKPAEAAKPAAPAAAPAAAPAAAPAAAPAAK; this is encoded by the coding sequence ATGAACAAAAAACTCATTATTGCTGCGGGTGCTCTCGCATTTGCTCTGACTGGCTGTGATCAACTTTGCCAGGGTCCCAAGACCAAGACTGCTTTGGTGACCGATAAGGATAAGTACAGCTACGCTCTCGGTGCCCATTTCGGTAACCAGGCTCGCTTCCAGTTGGTAACCCGCGACTCTATCGACCTCGACCTCGATCTCTTTATCCAGGCTTTCAAGGAACGTTACAACGATGATTCCGCTCATTTCTTGATGAACGACTCCGTCATTTTCCAGACCCTGACCGATCTTTCTCAGGCTCGTCAGGCTGAAAAGGACAGAAAGGATAGCCTCGCTGCCGAAGCCAACAAGGCCGCTGGCGAAGAATTCCTCGCCAAGAACAAGACCGCCGAAGGCGTCGTGATCACCGAATCTGGCCTCCAGTACAAGGTGATTACCGAAGGTACGGGTGCAACTCCGGCCGATGGCGATATCGTGAAGGTTCACTACACCGGTACGCTTCTTGATGGCACCAAGTTCGACAGCTCTGTCGATCGTGGCCAGCCGCTTGAATTCCCGATCGGCGCCGTGATTCCGGGTTGGACCGAAATGCTCAAGCTCATGAAGGTGGGCGGCAAGGTCACCGCTTGGATTCCGAGCGACCTCGCTTATGGTCCGCGTGGCCGTGGCCCGCAGATTCCGGGTAACAGCCTCCTCGTGTTCGAAATGGAATTGATTGATACACATGCTGCCGACGCTCCGGCCGCTGAAGCCCCGAAGGCTGAAGCTCCGAAGGCTGAAAAGAAGGCTGCTGTTAAGGCCGCTGCCCCGAAGGCTGAAACTAAGGCCACAGCTGCAAAGCCTGCTGCTGAAGCCCCGAAGGCTGAAGCTAAGCCTGCTGAAGCCGCCAAGCCGGCTGCTGCCGAAGCCCCGAAGGCTGAAGCCAAGCCTGCTGAAGCTGCAAAGCCGGCTGCTCCTGCCGCCGCACCTGCTGCTGCTCCGGCTGCCGCCCCGGCCGCTGCTCCCGCTGCAAAGTAA
- the glmS gene encoding glutamine--fructose-6-phosphate transaminase (isomerizing), producing MCGIVGYIGQNEALPILVGGLKKLEYRGYDSSGVALIEDGNIETVRASGKIAALEDKLKTKPLHGHIGIAHTRWATHGAPTEQNAHPHQSFDGKISIVHNGIIENYAILKKKLQAEGVEFKSETDTEVVAHLIARYYKGNLKDAVLKAISKIEGTFGLAVICKDEPGTMIGARRGSPLILGIGQNEFYLASDVSAIIMHTQKVVYLDDNDIVEIKEDGYNLLNTNSQPVQHEVQDVEFDADAIAKGGFAHFMLKEIFEQPEVLRNTMRGRLLYAEGNAKLAGLDTNIRELRNINRIIITACGTSYYAGMVGEYMIEDLAGVPVEVEYASEFRYRNPIIKPGTLVLAISQSGETADTLAALKEAQQKGATALAICNGVGSTIARTSDGGVYLHAGPEIGVASTKAFTSQVTVLAMIALLLGRQRRLSFEAGSDIVKAMQELPELVEQTLKLSDQIAGIANKYVKANNFLYLGRHFNYPVAMEGALKLKEISYIHAEGYPAAEMKHGPIALIDENMPVVVIAPKDALFDKVISNVREIKARGGKVIAISTADCHPLDEIADHLITVPKTIPMLMPIVTCVPLQLLAYHIAVLRGNDVDQPRNLAKSVTVE from the coding sequence ATGTGCGGAATTGTCGGATACATCGGACAGAACGAAGCTTTGCCTATCTTGGTCGGCGGTCTTAAAAAGTTGGAATACCGCGGCTACGATAGCTCGGGCGTTGCCCTGATTGAAGACGGAAATATTGAAACTGTCCGAGCTTCCGGCAAGATTGCAGCCCTCGAAGACAAGCTCAAGACAAAGCCCCTTCATGGCCACATAGGCATTGCCCACACCCGCTGGGCCACCCACGGTGCTCCGACCGAACAGAACGCTCACCCCCACCAGAGCTTTGACGGCAAGATTTCGATTGTACACAACGGCATTATCGAAAACTACGCCATTCTTAAAAAGAAACTCCAGGCCGAAGGCGTCGAATTCAAGTCCGAAACCGACACCGAAGTCGTTGCCCACCTGATTGCCCGCTACTACAAGGGCAACCTCAAGGATGCCGTCCTCAAGGCCATTTCCAAGATCGAAGGAACTTTCGGCCTTGCCGTGATTTGCAAGGACGAACCCGGCACCATGATTGGTGCCCGCCGCGGATCTCCGCTCATTCTGGGTATCGGACAGAACGAATTTTACTTGGCCTCTGACGTTTCTGCCATTATTATGCACACGCAGAAGGTCGTTTACCTCGACGACAATGACATCGTTGAAATCAAGGAAGACGGTTACAACCTGTTGAATACGAACAGCCAGCCGGTGCAGCACGAAGTGCAGGACGTGGAATTCGATGCCGACGCCATTGCGAAGGGCGGCTTTGCGCACTTTATGCTCAAGGAAATCTTCGAGCAGCCTGAAGTGCTCCGCAACACCATGCGCGGTCGCCTGCTGTACGCCGAAGGCAACGCCAAGCTTGCAGGCCTCGACACCAACATTAGGGAACTCCGTAACATCAACCGTATCATCATTACCGCCTGCGGTACCAGCTACTACGCCGGTATGGTCGGCGAATACATGATCGAGGACCTGGCCGGCGTCCCGGTCGAAGTGGAATACGCCTCGGAATTCCGTTACCGCAACCCGATTATCAAGCCGGGCACGCTCGTGCTCGCCATTAGCCAGTCCGGCGAAACCGCCGACACGCTCGCCGCCCTCAAGGAAGCCCAGCAGAAGGGCGCTACCGCACTAGCCATCTGTAACGGCGTGGGTTCGACCATCGCCCGCACGAGCGACGGCGGCGTTTACCTGCATGCAGGCCCCGAAATCGGTGTAGCCAGCACCAAGGCGTTCACCAGCCAGGTGACCGTGCTTGCCATGATAGCCCTTTTGCTTGGCCGCCAGCGCAGACTTTCCTTTGAAGCAGGCTCCGACATCGTGAAGGCTATGCAGGAACTCCCGGAACTCGTGGAGCAGACCCTCAAGCTTTCGGACCAGATTGCAGGCATCGCCAACAAGTACGTGAAGGCAAACAACTTCTTGTACCTGGGTCGTCACTTCAACTACCCGGTGGCCATGGAAGGCGCACTCAAGCTCAAGGAAATCAGCTACATTCACGCCGAAGGCTACCCCGCCGCTGAAATGAAGCATGGGCCCATTGCCCTTATCGACGAAAACATGCCGGTCGTGGTGATTGCCCCGAAGGACGCCCTGTTCGACAAGGTGATCAGCAACGTTCGCGAAATCAAGGCCCGTGGCGGCAAGGTGATTGCCATCTCGACCGCAGATTGCCACCCGCTCGACGAAATTGCAGACCACCTGATTACAGTCCCGAAGACCATCCCGATGCTCATGCCGATTGTGACCTGCGTGCCTTTGCAGCTACTCGCCTACCACATCGCCGTGCTCCGCGGAAACGACGTGGACCAGCCGCGCAACTTAGCGAAGAGCGTGACCGTGGAATAA